From one Plasmodium malariae genome assembly, chromosome: 12 genomic stretch:
- the PmUG01_12055900 gene encoding conserved Plasmodium protein, unknown function has translation MFHFWKMNSEIIPNYHFSVKNVNFFKNALALLNVDDNKYNINLKKGTNSAPEGESCILFNLYYDGLMLRSLSKCKQIYCFLYMDSNCFTSYNVLEKEDKNMVKQYKHGNRNNSVDITNDRHRNYYGGGPDENKSRPSKKLKRRNEDETESVNSDNLLTTHIFDNKNENVIKLKSISPLKINYTEYDENENEYSIRKRIYEDIDEKKNGFEFLVSPYDLLRALEFLDAVILNIKFDYLNRKLILHLTDEEGDTSETYIRIIVDYYYEIFKLEKYTFLNNDYNYFSLQSSVFSFYLEYLIKSNDQYITFYIREYTNDSTTVLKMETKNKNYQRSVQLMPKENFEEFKSLKNQIFKYRIKDLSKINQALKISSHLRMDFQENGLLRFQFTLKEYNMNGTHLCYFVQPLSDITMLNSN, from the exons ATGTTTCATTTTTGGAAAATGAACAGCGAAATTATACCTAACTACCATTTTTCTGTTAagaatgtaaatttttttaaaaacgcATTAGCACTGTTAAATGttgatgataataaatataatataaatttgaaGAAGGGTACAAATAGTGCACCAGAAGGGGAAAGTTGTATTTTGTTTAACTTATACTATGATGGTTTAATGCTAAGAAGTTTGTCCAAATGcaaacaaatatattgttttttatatatggatTCTAACTGTTTTACTAGCTATAATGTTTTAGAAAAGGAGGATAAAAATATGGTAAAACAGTATAAACATGGTAATAGAAACAATTCAGTTGATATTACAAACGATAGACATAGGAATTACTACGGGGGAGGTCctgatgaaaataaaagtagacctagtaagaaattaaaaagaagaaatgagGATGAAACAGAAAGTGTCAATTCAGACAACTTACTTACAACACATATATTTGATAACAAGAATGAAAATGTAATTAAGTTAAAAAGTATATCaccattaaaaataaattatacagaatatgatgaaaatgaaaatgaatatagtataagaaaaagaatatatgaagatattgatgaaaaaaagaatggtTTTGAATTTCTTGTATCTCCATATGATTTATTAAGAGCATTAGAATTTTTAGATGctgttatattaaatataaaatttgacTATTTGAatagaaaattaattttacatttaactGATGAAGAGGGTGATACATCTGAGACCTACATCCGAATTATTGtagattattattatgaaatatttaaattagaaaaatatacttttttaaataatgattaTAATTACTTTTCTTTACAATCTAGCGTTTTCTCATTCTACTTAGagtatttaattaaaagtaaCGACCAGTATATTACCTTTTACATACGCGAGTATACGAATGACAGCACGACTGTGCTGAAAATG gaaacgaaaaataaaaattaccaAAGATCTGTTCAGTTAATGCCCAAGGAAAACTTTGAAGAATTTAAGagtttaaaaaatcaaat ATTTAAATACAGGATAAAAGATTTGTCCAAAATTAATCAAGCTTTGA AAATAAGTTCTCATCTTAGGATGGATTTTCAGGAAAATGGCTTATTAAGGTTCCAATTTACcttaaa gGAATACAATATGAATGGAACACACTTATGTTATTTTGTACAACCCTTGTCTGATATTACAATGCTGAAttctaattaa